Within the Trachemys scripta elegans isolate TJP31775 chromosome 4, CAS_Tse_1.0, whole genome shotgun sequence genome, the region TTCCAAAGCCGTGAGCTGGAGCCCAGCTCAGAGCCCACCCTGCTAGGCAGAGCAGCGCAGCGCTGCCttcccaggccagccatggcccCAAGGCTCAgcctcctccttgccctgctccTGGCAGGGGCCAGCAGTGCTCAGCAGCAGTACATGGAGTACATGGATAGGAGATTTGGCGCCTTGGAGGTAAGTGCACGTCTCTGCATTGCCCCGCCTTGCTGTGGGGGAGCAGTGCCAGGCCTGGCTCGGGCTTTTCCCCAACCCGCCGCATTCGCAGCGTGGTTCTCTGCTCAGTTGACACTGTTTTACCTGCACTTAAAGCAAAGCTAacgctggctgtgggggggaggctggGTGAAGGGGCCCCGTCCAGCAGTGCTGTGAGCACAGAGGAGCCgggtgggagagaggagccaggagGACATGTGCTGCATGGTGCCAAGGGCTGAAATGAGTGTAGGAGCAGGAGCTGTCTGTGCAGGTGGCCAGCTAGGGGAGTGCAGGAGAGCTTGGGCCAGAGCAGGTCTCCAAACTGCCCTCCCGCCATTGCCGTTCAGAGCAGGATGGGGGCTGTTGTTCCAGGGCATCgtggacagggctgggggtaACGCGAAGCCATGCACACACCATCAGGCATGCGAACGGTGCTGCCAGTCACTGCATGGCCCATGAGAATGGCATTAGTGTCAGGCCCAGACcgccagggggagagagagagggctgcCCCCGTACACTCTGCATTAGCCCCCTCTAGGAAATAAGGGCCCCAGCACCTCACCCTTCCATCTCCCAGGAAAGGATTTCCCAGTGGCATGACCAGAGCAGCCGCTACTCCACTGAGCTGCGCGAGTTCAAGAACCAGGTGATCACAATGCTGGAGAACATGGAGAAGGAACAAGACAGGCTGCGCACGGAGGTGGAGAACACGGCAGTGCGGGTGGACCGGCTGGAGCGCGAGGTGGACTACCTAGAGACGCAGAACCCTGCTCCGCCGTGTGTGgaggtggacgagaagctgatgGAGAACCAGGTCTCCACAGCCAAGAAGAGGAAGAACGAGAAGTACGATAAGCTGACAGGTGAGGGCACGCGTCTCCCCCAGCCAGCGACATGCTCTTCGGGCGGTGCCTAGACACTCCCACAGGGAGCTGCTGAGGAATGTTTGTGTAGGTACAGAGCCACTGGCTGGAATAccgtcctgcccctgcccctgcccaggcaAAATTCTCCCCTGGATGAGTCTGTCGGCCCCCTGGCTCTGTGGATAGGCCCTGGGCTGAGATCTGCGTGCAGGTCGGGCTCTGCTGTGTGTCACGTCATGTCTCGGTGCCTCAGCTCCCTGTCTGTACAATGAGGTCACCAGACCCCCTGTGGACTATCCGCATGCGGAGCAGGGGCTGTCTCCTAGGATCcacactgcctagcacaatggggccctgcgcTCGGCTGTCACTGAACGCCTGCTCCATGCTCTCCTCGTGCTCTCCATTGAATCCCTGACTCCTGCCACTTGCTGGTGAGGGGCTCGCCCAGTCCTGCTGCCAGTTCTACGGCAGCTCCCTCATTCTCCTGGCACACTCGTGCTCCGTGGTCTTCCCCTGCCCTCCATCCCTGGGCATGCAGCACTCGAGGGACCACAGAGCTGCTTGGCCCCCAGGAGTCCTGCACTGCTGCATGCAGGGACTGAAAGATTTACGACTTGTCAGTACCACGAGTCCAATCAGTTCCCTGAGCATCAGAACTGAGGTGCCTGTCGGAGCAGGGAATGCAGCCCCAGGGAGAACCATGCAGCTGCCCGAACAAATCAGTGCCTGCTTCCCGGCAGCACTGGAGCGGCTAAAGGGACGGGGAAGTTTGGTTCAGGCTCCTTCTTAAACAAAGAGGCTTGGGCCACAGTTTTCAAAAAATGGTCTGTTTGGGTGCTTTGCTTGAGCCTCCTGGAGATTGCAGGTAGTGCAGCTCTTGGGGGCAGGCCGGGTGCTGAGTCCCTGGCAAAGCCGGCCCCAGGGGGACCAGCAGGCTGGGCACTTCGGCCAACTTGGCCTGGTTAGGGGCCTACGAAGCAGCTGATGCTGCTTGGTGACTCCGGACAGGCTCCAAATACAAGGCAGGAAAAAACAGCAGGTTTTACTCTGGAAGTTGTGGGCATAGTAAGGTTCCCACTCTCCCTCAGGAGCCAGCAGCTTGTCCCAGATCTGCCTGAGGTAACAGCTCGAGGGACTCAGTACATTACACACAAGGCCCTACCTGCCAAGCTCCCACCCGCGGGTCTCATGGCCTGCGGGGGAACATGAGAGCACACGAGAGCTGGGAAACCAACTTCTAGAGGCAAATCCGGAGTCTGGGAAATGCAGCAAAACCTTCCTGTTTGACAAACACctttctccctcccacctgaGACCCCCTAAAACCAAGCCCTCCCCCATCCTGAGCAGAGCGCTACCCCCAAGCAGGGAGGGAGCCAGGGGCTCCAGGGAGGCCACTGCACAACTGCTGTGGATTTTCTGTGAAAGGCGCCCAGATACGACAGTGCTGGGCAAAAGTACCAAACCCTGAGGCAGCAAGCTAGGGAGAGGAAAGTAATTTGTATTTGCGGGGCTCAGGTCAGGGGCTGACCTCCCTGCATCTGTAGGTGATGTCACTGAGGAGGAATCAGATTGCCCTGACGTAAGAACTCAGAAGTAAAACCCTCCCTAAATATTCTCTGCTAAAGaccccccttccttctcccaggTGCTTCTCCCGCTGGGGGGAGGGTccccagcccctgtgctgaggtgCCCAGGGAGGGTGTGAAGGCACTTGGggccctggctggctgctgggggctgGCTCTCACAGGCTCTCCTGCGCCCTCACAGATTGCAGTGACACCATCTCCCAGGTGAAAGCCATGAAGATcctgaagaaatttggcagcagtGCTGGGCTGTGGACCAAGGACCCCGTGGGGAGCTCGGAGAAGATCTATGTCTTCGATGGCTCCAGAAATGACACCGTCTATGTGTTCCCCAGGATGAGGGAGTTTACGCTGTTTTCCGCCACGCGGAAGGCAGCCCGCATCAAGCTGCCCTACCCCTGGGTGGGCACCGGGCACCTGGTGTATGGCGGGCATCTCTACTACATTCGGCAGCAGGGCACCTTCCAGGTCATCAAGTTCAGCTTGGCCAATAAGACCATCGTGGACAGCTCCGTGTTCCCAGCCGAGGAGCAGGTACctgtctttggcctctctgccttCAACTACATCGACATAGCAGCTGATGAGGAAGGGCTATGGGCCATCTACGCCACCAGGGAGAACGAGAAGAACATCTGCCTGGCCAAGTTGGACCCCGTCTCCCTGGACATAGAGCAGATGTGGGACACGCCATGCCCACGGGAGAACGCTGAGAGTGCCTTTGTTATCTGCGGGGCACTCTATGTGGTGTACAACACGAGGCTGCCGAGCCGCTCCCGCGTGCAGTGCGTCTTTGACGTCAGTGGTGCCATGACGCCCGAGGATGCCGCCTTGGTGTACTTCCCCAAGCGCTATGGGTCTCATTCCAGCATGAAGTACAACCCCAAGGAGCGGCAGATCTACGCCTGGGACGATGGCTACCAGATCATCTACAGGATGGAGATGAAGAAGAAACTGGAGATCTGAGAGGGGCCAATACGGCCCTGCCCTTCGCTCTGCCACCCTGCCTCACGCTGAGCGGTGCCTGGCCTGTGCAGTCCACAAGTGCCCAGCCTGCCTCAGGGTGGCAGAGCCAGCTCCTCAGAGCTAATGCAAGGGCCACACGCCCACCACTGCTCCCGGCTCTCCGTGACTGTGAATGGTGCTGCAGCTCCTTGGCCAGCCCTGCCACTTGACTGACACTCCCCAGCTCACTGCAGCAGGGCCCCACGGCACCAGCCATGGGATCCCCTGCTCACCCGGGCAGTAAGGGGGCAGCCACAGGCCGACAGCATGAGCCCCAGGGACGCAAGGAGCCGTTACTTCGTTGGGCGTCAACTCACAGCATCAGGAAGTCTGGGATTATTTAAcagggtttaaaataaaaagcttcaCCAGCAGGTGGGCTTGGCTGGAGCCCTCAGAGAGGGAGCTGTGTGCGGGGCCTCCCTGGGCGAAGGCAGCTCCTGCTTGGCCTGCCATGGTGCACTCCTGGTGCTGTTCCACGGAAGGGCCTTTCTCTCTGTTGGGAGTGGATTCAGCAGCCTGAACATCACGCTGAAGTTTTTCTGGAGCTCTCACAGCTATTAGTGATGCGTGACCTAGGGCGGTACCCGCCATGCTCTGCCCCACACTCCGTGTGAACAGCCACCTCCGGTTTGATTTTAGATAAATTCATCCAGCTACAGGCTGCTGACCTAGTTCCACCTCAGTGTGCCTAGAGACTTTGCACTGAACATGCTGTGGCTCAGTTCCTGCTAAGATACTGTTGTGCCCCCTTGAAACACATGGCAACCTGCTTTCTTCCCCCTTTTGTATGGACTCGCTTGTCTCCCACAAACGCTGTCGCTGCACTTTGACTACACTAGTAATCCACCCGCACATTCCCCACCCCCGAGAACGGTTTTGCAATGGGAATGCAGTGCGGGGAATGCTGTTAGAGCCAGAGCACAAACCCCAGCTCCTCAGGATGAAGGCAGCCAAAGAAACTCTTGTGTAATAAAGGATTTTCCACTCTCCTAGTCTTGCCCTGGTctcttccctcctcacccacctgTGAGATTCCTGCCCTGGCCTTGATCCATGACCGATCTTTAGCAAAGTTAATCGTTGCTCACACACGTGGCGGGCTGAAGCAAAGGCCCAGACATGTCAGGACATGCTGGCAGCGGGGGTCCCTGGTGTGGCTGCACAGCAGGTCCAGAAATGGAAAGTTAATTTATTCCTTCTGCAGCATGCCTGGCTCCTGTACTGCTGGTGTGGAGCAGGTTACAAAGGGAGGCTGCCGTGCATCCCCACGCTGTCTGAGCTTTATCATGACTATTACTGCTAGGGAGGCGCACAGAAGAACACCACacgcatgtagggacaaaatcagacagGCTAAGCATAAAATGAGCGACACTCAGCAAGGGCCATAAAAGGCAATAGGaatttctataaatacattaggtgcAAGAGGAAGATGAAGGCAAGTGTACATCCACCACTTAGCGCTAATAACacatgacatcaagaaggctgaggtgtttaatgcctgttttgcttcagtcctcCCTAAATAGGTCAATTGTAACCGGACACTTAACACCATTAATGTAACAGCCAGGAGCAAGGAGTGCTATAGAAGATAGGGAAAGCCCAGCTCAAAGAACAGTTAGATACGTTActtgtattcaagttggcaggcaAGTAGTCAAGGGGCTAGGAGGGTCTGACATTCCCACCCCAAGGGTCTGTGCTGGATCTGCGAGAACACTGCCACCCATGGGTCCctcacccctgctcccagcctgagTTCCTGCTGCCAGGCCAGGAGGCTTGGGCAGATGTCCGCTTCCGGCTGCCTGCGTTACTATGGGGCCTGGCTGGGGCCCTCCAACGCCTGCAGGGTCACAACACGCCAGGCCCGGCTGCAGAGCCTCAGTCACACAGCTACACCCAGCCCATGGTGTCCTGGGGCCTGGCAGAGCATGGCCCATAGGGAGTAGGGCTGCCCACGTGGTACAGCTACCATGCCTTGTCTTCCCTGATGCGTTAGTCACCCTGAGGTAGCACAGACCTCGCCagaagtgaagacaaagcctttgTCACAGGAGGTTGGGACCATGTGGCTGAGCTGCGGTGCCAGTCCCCCGGGCCATCATCCTTGCGGAGTCCCACACCGTACAAACCAGCCCCTCTGAAATGCCACCGCCTCAGTGTGGAGGGCAGCAGCCAGAGCGCCAAGAGCACCCAGCATGGCGGTGAGGGTGAATTAGGCCAAGGCCTTGGGGCAGAGCCCTGAGGACGCTAGGAGAAGTCAGGGGATCTGTGATGTCCATGCCTCTCTTTGACCAGGGCTCATTCAGCAAAgccccccctcctcaccccccctcccccaggaaacTGGATCTCAGTCTCTGGGAAGGGCTGTGGCTTTGGGTGTCTAAGGACTGCGGCCAACAAGGCACCCTGAGCATGTTCAGCTCTTACATCTTCTGGCTGGGTTCCTGCCAGCCCACAAGCCAGTAACCTGCTCTGGCTGTACTACAGTGtgaaaaacaaccccccccccgtgAAGACCAGAGCAGAGACTCAAAAAGCAACGTGTTCTTAAGCTTAACTGGGCTGCTGGCCGGAGCAACAGCTTCAAAGCAAGGCCATGAAGAATGCAGGCCGAGCTGTTTGGGCTCACACGCACAGCTGTTTGCACAGTGAGGCTTGGAGGAAAGGAACCACACTGGAGGGGACTAGCGGGCTTCCTTGGCTACTCTGGGGCGATCACCTCACACCAAGGCCTTATCTCCTCCAGCCTCCCCCACCAGTGCGGCTCCGCCAATACTAGTGTAGGTAGCATTGTCACCATGGTGTCATTAAACCTGCTTGCTGCACCAGCTGCCTCAGGGCTCTCACTGGGAGAGCTGCACCAGAGGTGGTAAGTAGCAGAGAGGAAAGGCCAGTGCCGGTGCAGCCCGTGGGGCATTTCCTGTGAAAGGCCTCTCCTTGGTGGGCCCAGAgccaaacgggggggggggggcagttaatGGCTAGTGAACTGTACGTGGGGAAGCGGCAAATAGCTGTGTGCAGCTGAAGGAGGCAGGAGGGTTCCTGGTCAGTATTCCAGCCAGGGAATCACAGGAGTGATGGGGGGGTGATCAGAGCGAGAATTACACCCATTTGATGAAAAACACTGGTAGACTTAGCACAAATGTGCCACAATACATTCATGCCCCATCCCTCCCTTTTTCTTACTGGGAATAACTAACTATAAGGAATCTCAGGACTTGGCTGTGCAGTGCTTGGGCGAACGGGCATGTGTTGTAGATGGGTGCCACGTGGGACAACAGGGGAGTTTGGATAGGATGGGGAAGACACCAGACTTATCTGGGCCAGGTACGAGCTTCTCTTTTTGGCGCTTCACAGTGGTCAGACCGCTACTGTTGTGTAACTCCAAAATGACAATGAAACCATTTATTGAGCCCCACTCCGAGGAGAGAAACCTTCGCAGCTGAGATCCAAGGGCCATGGAGGGAGCCTGTCTGCAGCAAGCGAAGGGGGCAGTCCTGAGAGAGCTTATGCAGCAGTCAGCTCGGCACCGAGGGCACTGTACAGGCAGAGCAGCTCTCTGCTCTGAGAAGCTTTACAATCCCTGTTAGATTCAGGCAAACACAGGAGCAGCCGGCCACAGATCGGGGGTGCAGTGCTCAACAGCTTCTTAGCTCATGAGTGCTTCAGGCTAGGGGCAGTCTTCACCACCCAGCACCACGGGCCCTGACCCTATTGGGGGCTTTGGGTCCAAGCCTCACACAAAGGACACCCTAGCATGGAGCGGCCTGTGGTGAGTCGCCCAGAGAGGTGTGCACAAGGAGAGGGCATCTGACAACGCCAGGGCCTTGACCCGTAACAGATGAGTGTCAGTTCAGCAATGACGGCTTGACCAGCTGGGGGAGCCAAGGGAAAGGAGGATTTGCTGCACTAGGGCGGCTTCATTGCACCAGGACCCACAACCTTACCAAGCAGCCACAGAGCAGCCTGGCTTGCATGCCGGGGTGGAAAGGATGCACTGAGCGTTGCAGGGTCCTGATGTTCCCTTCACTAGCCCGGTCTCTCCCTAGCGACCAGTCTCACAACTCTTAGGGCACAGCCGTAACGGCAACACAGCTGAGCAGCGTGTCAGACGGGAGAGGACAAGGGGATAGttgtgagcagggtgggggcgtTCCATGCACAAGGGATGCTGCATGTGGAGCTGGCATGTGAAGGGGTGTGGGAAGAGTGGCACCGGGGAGCACTACAGGGTGTGGGGGGCACTGCAGTTGTTGGAACAGGGGACTGAGTCAACCTGACTTCTCTCTGGGCTCTGCCGCccacttgctgtgtgatctttaGTTACTCAGTCACTTTTACTTTCTCTACTGGGCGTTTCTCTCCTCTCCAGCATTCAGGGGAGACCTCACCAGGACAACCCAGCTAACAGCTTGTGCCTAATTAGCCATGCGCACTGGTTCCTCCAGTCAGCGGCTGAGAAACAGAATTAGCCTGAGTGAATCCATTTAGCTGGGGTTCCTCTAATTGCAAAATCCTTGACCCTTTTGTAAATCCTTCCATGTTAAGTTCTGCTAACGGAGCCAGTTACTTCTTGGGTTCTCAGCCAGAGGGTCTGACCCTTCCTTTCTTCATGGCTACATGGGGTAGGCTCCCACAGCTGTTTGCTGTACCATGGGACCACGATATGGCAAATGTGATACCCCCTCCGCCCCCGCATTTAGCCATTCAAGCCATTCACCTGCTCCTTTATCCCTTCAAGAGACCTCGCCAGCAATGCAACAGCCATCTTAACACCTGTCCACTTTATACATAAAATATTGGTTGGTTGTATAAAGTGGGATTAAAATACATGGTGTGAAAAGTTCAACTCATGTTGTGAGTCAAGCAGAGAAATTATCCAAGTGTGAAGGGCTGTGTGAACTGTCAAGTTAATTTACTGgccccttttccagatcagtaGCTTTACAGTAACAGGAATAACGAGGAGTCTAGCGGcacgttaaagactaacagatttatttgagcataagcttttgtgggtaaaaaatcctacttcttcagacgcatggagtgaaaattacagatacagtcaTATTTATAAAATGTCTCCCAGCGAGGGTAGAAGTCACCTGTGCAGAGACCTGCACGATATTTAAGCACCACTTATTTCCCACCTGAACCTGTTTGACGTTCACTTTATTTGAGCAGTAATTTTGCAGGGAGAAGCCATGTTCTCCTCAGCAAACCATGGATGGATTGATTGGAAAATCTGTGAACGTCACCAGGGTGTAGGTGTTGTGGCTTCCCCTGGTGGTGAGCTGGACAGACAAGTTCTCAGAATAAAAGATGCAGGGGGACCCTTTTATTCCGTCAAGCCTGTCCCGGAACGCCAGGCTGGACACCAGAGAGGCCATCAGCAGGAAGTGGCATGTGCAAAGGTAGGAAAAGGCTGAGGGCAGGAGCCCGTGTGTCTCTGGGGCTGGTACAGGAAGAGCTGTCTCAACAATATTCAAAGGTTCCTTTTCTCCATGAGCTCCTGACGCTGGGTACTACAGGGCTCGGTGATCCAGCAGAGAAAGGCCCAGCAAGAACCAATGGCGGCCTTTCTGCAAGATGCTTTGCCCAGACACGAATTATTAGGCTCCATAAAGGGTAAGTGGGTGAAACTGAGGGGCCTGTGGCATACAGTCGGTCAGACTAGGTGATGGGTGCAACCTGCAAActagtggccccttctggccttaagctctctGACTCCACAAACTGTCTCGTCACAGGTGAGCTGGATCCTTAGTGTAGAAAGTTCCATGGGCCTGAGGAGCAGAGCGCTCATCTCTTGCTGCTTGCCTCTCTGCCCGGGGAACATGGAAATCCAGGGGGATTTTCCACATGTCCTGTTCTTTGCCAGGGCTTAGAGATCTCAGACAGATTTGTTTATATTTCAGCTCTGTTAGAGAGGTGAGCTGAACTGCAGCAGCAggatgggaaaggaaaaaaaaaaagtcacgtcCACAGCCCAAGCAGAACTTCCTGTAGCAGAGACGAATCCAAGgatatgtctccactgcagctggGCGTGAGCCTCCCCACCCGGGCAGACAGACTTGAGTTAGTGGGGCGTGCACTAAAACAGCAGGGAGGATGCTGGCAGAGGCTCTGGCTCGCCACCCAAGTTCGGACCCCTGTTGCAGAAGGGCTCTGAGCCTGGGTGGCGAGCCTCTGCCTCCGCTGCAGcccaatgtccacacagctattttcagCACGTCTGCCCGGGCTTACTCCCAGCTGCAGTTTGGACGTACCCCAAGACTCATGAAATTTACTAGAATTCTTGCCACGCAAGTCTGAATTTTCCTGGAAGCACCTAGATGCTGATGACGAGTGCTGGAGAAACCCTTCAGTGGATGGATGGATCTTCACCATCtccagtttctttgagagtgtggcTTTAACAAGGGACGTGTTCCTACGATGCTCACTCCCTGTTTCCATTGGAATGCTGTATGCTCCAcaccacctctcccttcccatTCTCACACTGCCACAG harbors:
- the OLFML3 gene encoding olfactomedin-like protein 3 produces the protein MAPRLSLLLALLLAGASSAQQQYMEYMDRRFGALEERISQWHDQSSRYSTELREFKNQVITMLENMEKEQDRLRTEVENTAVRVDRLEREVDYLETQNPAPPCVEVDEKLMENQVSTAKKRKNEKYDKLTDCSDTISQVKAMKILKKFGSSAGLWTKDPVGSSEKIYVFDGSRNDTVYVFPRMREFTLFSATRKAARIKLPYPWVGTGHLVYGGHLYYIRQQGTFQVIKFSLANKTIVDSSVFPAEEQVPVFGLSAFNYIDIAADEEGLWAIYATRENEKNICLAKLDPVSLDIEQMWDTPCPRENAESAFVICGALYVVYNTRLPSRSRVQCVFDVSGAMTPEDAALVYFPKRYGSHSSMKYNPKERQIYAWDDGYQIIYRMEMKKKLEI